DNA sequence from the Marinilongibacter aquaticus genome:
ATGTTCAGCCCGCAGATCCCTACGAACTTTGGAACAGCCCACCCTTTGATCCCGTAATCAAGAAAACGGCTGCTCATCCCGACGGAGCTATTTTTGCTCGCGGAGCATGCGATGACAAAGGTCAAATCTACATGCATGTCAAAGCCGTTGAAATGATGCTTGCCCAAAATCAATTGCCTTGCAATGTGAAAGTGATGTTTGAAGGAGAAGAAGAGGTTGGTTCTGAAAATTTGGAAACGTTTATCAAGGAAAATAAAGAGCGTTTGGCAGCGGATATCATTCTGATTTCTGACACTTCGATTATTGGGAACGATATACCTTCAGTAGAAACGGGTCTTCGTGGATTGGCTTACATGGAAGTTGAAGTGACTGGCCCGAACAGGGACTTGCACTCTGGTGTTTACGGCGGAGCAGTGGCCAATCCAGCCAATGTGTTGGCTAAAATGATTGCCTCTTTGCACGACGAAAATGGCAAGGTTACCGTAAAGGGTTTCTACGATAAAGTAGTGGAATTGAGTGTGGAAGATAGAGCGGCTTTGGAAGCGGCTCCATTTGACGAGGCTGCGTACAAGTCAGATTTGGATGTGAAGGAAGTGGACGGAGAAAGAGGCTATACAACCCGAGAGCGATCTTCTATTCGCCCCACATTGGATGTAAACGGGATGTGGAGTGGATACACTGGTGAAGGTTCTAAAACAGTGTTGCCCTCAAAGGCATTTGCCAAAATCTCCATGCGTTTGGTTCCTGATCAAGATTGGAAGGAAATATCCGGCCTTTTCGCCGAGCATTTTAAATCCATCGCTCCAGATACGGTTAAAGTGAAAGTGAGCAGGCACCATGGAGGGCAACCGTATGTAACGCCAATGGACTCTCTAGGATATAAGGCAGCTTATGCGGCAATGAAAGAATCTTTCGGCAAAGAGCCTGTGCCCACTCGTGGTGGAGGAAGTATCCCCATCGTTTCCCTTTTCGAAGAGGTGTTGGGGTTAAAGTCTATTTTGTTTGGTTTTGGTTTGGATTCCGACGCCCTGCACTCGCCCAATGAGCACTATGGACTTTTCAATTTCTATAAAGGAATTGAGGCAATCCCTTTGTTTTATTCACATTATGCCGCATTAAAAAAGGATGAGCATGTCAATCAATAATATGACGACCGAGCAGAGCTCGAATTACGAAGATTTGGACAAGATGTCTGTGCACGAAATATTGACAGGCATTAACAATGAAGATCAAACCGTACCCTTGGCTGTGGCCAAAAGTATGGGGCAGATAGAAGCTTTGATCGAGCAGGTGGTACCCAGAATGCAGCAAGGCGGAAGGCTTTTTTATATAGGAGCGGGAACAAGTGGACGATTGGGTATTGTGGATGCTTCTGAGTGCCCCCCAACCTATGGCGTGCCGCACGGATTGGTTGTAGGAATAATGGCCGGTGGAGATTCGGCGATTCGTAAGGCGGTCGAATTTGCAGAAGATGATCCCGAGCAAGCTTGGAAAGATTTGGAAGAATATCATCTGACAGAAAAGGACACCTTGGTGGGGATTGCGGCCAGCGGGCGAACACCTTATGTTATTGGTGGTTTGCAAGCTGCCAATGCTGCAGGCTTGCTGACAGGCTGTATTGTCTGCAATGCGGGTAGCGATGTGGCCAAAAACGCTCAATATCCTGTGGAGGTTGTGGTTGGCCCAGAGTTTGTGACCGGCAGCACGAGGATGAAATCAGGGACGGCACAAAAATTGGTCTTGAATATGCTATCGACCACAGTGATGATTCGTTTGGGTAAAGTGCGAGGGAATAAAATGGTGGATATGCAGCTTTCGAATGAAAAACTTGTGGATCGTGGCACAAAAATGATCATGCAGGAAGTCGAAGGTATAGCATACGAAGAGGCTAATGCCCTTTTGCTCAAATATGGCAGTGTGCGTGCGGCTGTCGCGAATTATTCAAAATGAACAACTGGCCAGACTGGATAGCACTGAATTGGTTTTTGCCCAGCACGATTAAAAGTTTTTCGTGGGCCAATCCCATGTATTTGTATGCCATTGCTGGTCTGCCCATTGTTTTTCTTTTTAGATGGTTTGTATTCAGCAGCAACCGGCAAGACCTGAAGCTGAGTATTTCGGCACAATGGATTCGCGGGTATTGGCTGCGTTGGTTTCGTTGGTGGCCATCTTTGTTTTTTGGTTTGGGCCTCACGTTCTGTTTGATCGCCCTGGCTAGACCGCAAAGGGCTGTGCCTCAGGAGGAAGCCCTGTCAGAAGGCTTGAGTCTGGTTTTAGCCTTGGACATTTCAGAATCTATGGAAACCAAAGACCTTTTGCCCAATAGGCTAGAGGCGGCCAAAACCGTTGCTCGCCAGTTTATTCAGGCGAGGGTGAACGATAAGCTGGGCCTGGTTATTTTTGCTGGCGAGGCTTTTAGCCTATGTCCACTTACTTCAGATTATCAATTGTTGCAAAGCTTTTTATCTGAAGTGCATGGGGGTCAGATAAAAGCTTCGGGTACGGCCATTGGCTCGGCAATTGCCACTTCAATCAACCGGCTTCGTGACGATCCGGGCAAAAGTAAGGCGATTATTTTATTGAGTGATGGCGACAATACAGCCGGAACAATTGGCCCAGAAACGGCTACTGAATTGGCAAAGTCTTTTGGCATTCGTATCTATACCATTGCTATTGGCAAAAAAAGAGCGGGCGAAGTGGATTTCGGTACTTTGCGAAAAATGGCATTGGATAGTCGAGGAGCATTCTTTTCTGCGGTATCGGGTTCGGCATTGAGTAATGTTTTCACCGAAATAGATCTGCTCGAACGTAGCCGTTTCGACGAGCTGGGCCTTCGCGAAATGTCGGATTATTACTATGTCTACCTCAACTGGGCTATTTGCTTTTTGTTGATATATCTCGTTTTGAAAAACACCCCAATTGGCAATGTCCTTGAAGATTAAAGGTAGGGAAATCGTTGTGGTCGGTCTAGGATATGTAGGCTTGCCTGTGGCTATGGCCTTCCAAGAGCATTTCGATGTGCTCGGTTACGATATAGATAAAGAAAGGCTAAAAGAGCTAAGAAAGGGTTTTGACCGTACGCGTGCTTTTGGCGAAGTCGATATAAAGAAGGCTTCGCGACTCTCTTTTTGTGCCGAAATTCATAAAAGGGAAAGAGAGAGGGTGTTTATTGTTACAGTTCCAACGCCAATTGACCAAGAGCAGAAACCGGATTTATCACATCTTTCAAGGGCCTGTAAAGAGGTGGCCTCTTTTTTAAACAAGGGCGATGTAGTCGTTTTTGAAAGTACTGTCTACCCGGGCTGTACGGATGATCTCTGCATACCTATGATTGAAAATCATAGTGGTTTGAAAATAAATCAAGATTTTTATTGCGGATATTCGCCTGAACGCATAAGTCCGGGAGATACGATAAATAATTTGAGTTCGGTTGTAAAACTTACTTCGGGATCGAACCCAGAGGCGGCGAACTTCACGGATGCACTATACAAACTTATAGTAAAAGCAGGGACTTGCTTGGTCTCGAGTATCAAAGTGGCGGAGGCCGCAAAGCTGGCCGAAAACTGTCAAAGGGATGTCAATATATCTTTTGTCAATGAACTATCCATTGTCTTCGACAAGCTGGGCCTAAATGTTTCAGAGGTGCTGAAGGCAGCTGCCACCAAGTGGAATTTCCTCGATTTTAAACCAGGTCTTGTGGGTGGGCATTGTATTAGTGTAGACCCTTATTACTTAATACACAAAGCCCAAAGTGTTGGGTATGCCCCTAAAGTTATCGGGGCCGGTCGCGAAGTAAATGAACTGATGCCAAGTTTTGTGGCCGCAAAATGTGCAAAGAAGTTGTTGAAAGAGGGCATAGAGCTTCAAGGTGCGAAGGTCTTGATTTTAGGAGTTTCTTATAAATCCAACTGTCCAGATTTGCGAAATAGCAAAGTCCCCAACTTAAGACAAGAGCTGCTGGAGTTTGGCGTGAAAGTCGATGTGTATGACCCTTTGGCAAGTAAAGGAGAGGTGATAGAACAATTTGGTTTCAAATTGGAAGAAGAAAAGAGTTTGTCCAATTATGAGCTTGTTTTACTCATTGTTCCACATGAAGAGATTTTAAAGGAGTTGACTTTTTTCAGGAGTAAAGGAGACATTTTTATGCAGTGGCCAGAGTAAGGTAATGCCATTGCTTTATTATCCATATAATAACAATTGGATTCCATCAATTGAATCGTGCATTTTTTTCCGTAAACTTGCCAAAATTTAGATACCAAAGGATTCATCAAGACAGTATGATTCTACGCCAACTTCTGCCCTTCATTGTGTTGTTCTCCCTTACTTTCTCGGTATTGGCTCAGCGGCCGTCCACTCAGAAAGTGGATGACTTATCAGATGTCCAAATCGAACAATTCCTGAAAGAAGCCCAAAAACGAGGACTTTCCGAATCGGAAATCGAAACCATTGCTTTGTCGCAAGGCTATTCCGCTCAGGATATATCCAAAATGCGGAACAGGATTCAAGAATTGAAATACGGAAGTGTAAAGGAAATTAAGCAGGATACAGTAACAGCTCGTCAACAATTGGGCGAATTGGCTCAAAGGACGGTGACCGAAGTAGAAGAAGAGGACGAAGAAGTAGAAAAGAAAAAGAAAGTTTTTGGTAAAGAACTTTTCAAAAATGAAAAACTCACTTTTGAGCCGAGTTTGAATATTCCAACGCCAGAGGGTTATGTCTTGGGTGCCGGAGACGAGCTCAGAATTGATATTTCGGGTTATGCCTATCAGCATTACGATGCGAAAGTTTCGCCAGAGGGTACAATTCGTTTGGAAAGCCTGGCTCCAATATATGTGAATGGCCTTACAATTGTGGAGGCAAAAAAGCAGATTGTCGATCGTTTGAAAGTGCTTTTCGGAGGCTTGAAAAACGGAAGCTTGACCGCGGATGTAACCTTGGGGAACGTGAGGAGTATTCAGGTTACTGTGCTTGGCGAAGCTGAAGTGCCTGGTACATATACGCTTTCGTCGTTGTCGCGAATGTTCAACGCCCTTTATCTCTGCGGAGGGCCGACGAGAAAGGGTTCTTTTAGGAATGTAAAATTGATCAGAAACAATAAAGAGATTGGGGAACTCGATCTCTACGGTTTTTTAACGAAAGGCATCGCCGATGGCAATTTGATGCTTCAGGATCAAGATATGATCTTTATCCCATTGGCCAATATCCAGATTGAAGTAGAGGGGCAAGTGAAAAGGGAAGGCCTTTTTGAGATGAGGTCGGATGAAACTTTGGCTGATGCCATACTTTATGCCGGTGGTTTTGCTGATGATGCCTTTAAAGGGGCGGTAAATGTAGAGAGGCGAACAGCTCGCGAGAAAAGATTGATTTCCGTGGAAGAAAGGGATTACGATTTGCAGAGCTTGCAAAATGGCGATTTGATAAGCGTGTCGGCCATTTTAGACAGATTCGAAAATAAGGTAGAAGTGCTTGGTGCCGTTTTCAGGCCCGGGGGATATGCATTGGGAGACAATCTTAAAACACTGAAGCAGCTTATTCAGAGGGCGGAAGGCTTAAGAGAAGATGCGTTCAAAGATCGTGCAGTTTTGATACGACAAGATGAGAATCTTGATCCATATACGCAATCCATCAACTTGAATAAGCTTTTGGAGGGTTCTGCGGCTGACATCGAGCTTCGGAGGAACGACAAATTGATTGTAAAGTCGGTTGTCGAGCTCAGGGAAATTCGAAAGGTTGAAATTTCAGGAGCCGTGAATATACCCGGGGAGTATGATTTTGTGGAGCACACCACAGTTAACGATTTGATTTTGATGGCCGGAGGCTTTACTGAAGGGGCGACTACAAAACGGATAGAAATTGCAAGAAGAGTGTATAAGGATGAGACCTCTTCTCAAACGGTTGAGGTTTTGAATTTTGAGTCGACAAAAAACCTGACTGACGAATCTATTGAACTGGAACCATTTGATAAGGTTTTTATACGGGAATTGCCCAATTATGAAGTGCAGAAGACCGTGAAGGTGGTTGGGGAAGTAAATTATCCTGGTGAATACTCCATAGAAAGGCGTAATGAGCGGGTGACAGACTTGATCCGAAAGGCAGGTGGTTTAAGAGACGAGGCGTTCTTGAGTGGTATTCGTTTTTACAGAGACAGTTCTTTGATTGCCATCGATTTGGAATCCGTACTGAAAAAAGGTGAAGGGTATGGAAATATTATTGTACAAGATGGAGACAGTTTGGTAGTACCCAAGATTTCTGGTATTGTAAAAGTTTCCGGTCAGGTATTGAGTCCTACATCAGTTGCATATGACCCCTCTTTTTCTTTTTCCGACTATATTGCTCAAGCTGGCGGCTATACCGATTCGGCTTTTGTGAAAAGAACATTCGTCCGCTATGCAAACGGACTGTCGAATAAAACACGGACATTTTTGGGGGTGAAGAACTTTCCTGAAGTGAAGGAAGGGATGGAAATCATAGTGCCAGAGAAAAAGAAACACGTATGGTCTACATCTGAAAGAATTGCAGTGGTGACGGCTTTGGTTTCGATGGTTTCTCTCACGGCCACAATTGTGCGTCTATTCAATTAGTAATTATGCAAGAAGAACACGTTAACGATAATCTAATAACTATAGACTTTCGGGCTCTTTTAAAAGTTTTATGGAAGGAGAAGTTTCTGATCGCGGGCATTACACTGCTTTTTACGGCTCTGGGTGCGTGGTATGCTTTCACCGCTCGTGAGGAGTTTTCTTCAGAAGGTAAGATTTTGCCCGAATTGAGCAGCGGGGGAGGTTCTACGCTTGGTGGGTTGGCGAATTTGGTAGGTATTGGAGGCTTTGAGTTGGGCATAAAAAACAATACCGATGCCATTCGCCCGGATTTATATCCTGATGTTTTACAAAGTACCCCGTACTTTTTGTCTTTGTTGCAAGCGACTGTTCGGACAAGAAACAATGATAGTTTGCGTTTTGAGGACTTTTATCACCAAGCAATAGAAGAAGGTAAGGAGCCAGAACAGAAATCCTTATCGAAATACCCTGTAGACATTTCAGGAGTTATTGTGTTGAATAAGTTGACAGAGGACAGGATTAAGGATTTGAAAGACCGGATCAACGGGTCGATCGACAAAAAGAGTGGCGTAATAACAATTAGTGCGAAAATGCCTGATCCGGTGGTTGCGGCAGAGGTGGCCCGTTTTTCCATGGATTACTTAACAAACTACGTGACAGCGTACCGCACGGAGAAGAGCAAACAGGAAGTCGACTTTTTGGGTAAGAAAGTGGCGGCGGCGAGAGGGGAGTTTTATGAAGACCAGGCAAAAAAGGCGAGATATGCCGATCAATATTCTGCTCCCACAATTCGTTTAAAGTCGGCAGATGTACAGAGAGAAAGAATTGAATCGGAGTATCAAATGTCTTCTGCTCTATACAATGAACTGTTGAAGAAATACGAAGAAGCAAAAATTAAATTACAACAGAACACACCTGTTTTTCAGATAATGAATCCACCACTCACGCCAACAAAGAAGTCGGAACCAAGGAAGGCTGTTATTGTCTTTTTTTTCCATATTTTCGGGATTTTTTTTTCCTTGATGGCGGCCATTATCCGCAAGGGGAATTTTAAGCTAGTTTCAGAGAGTTAATGAATTAGGTTAGTTATGAAGGATATTTTAAGACCAAAAGTAATTGAGTTGCCAAAAAAATTGGATGACAGGGGGAACTTGTCATTTTTTGAGAATAAAAATCAAATCCCCTTTGAAATTAAAAGGACTTATTGGATTTACGATGTGCCTGGCGGCGAACTTAGAGGAAGCCATGCATTTAAGAAACAGAGAGAGTTCATTATTGCTTTGTCGGGAAGTTTTGATATTATATTAAATGATGGATATCGAGAAGAAAAGTTCTCAATGGTTAGATCATATTATGGACTTTATGTACCTCCAATGTATTGGAGAAGGATTGAGAATTTTTCAACTAATTCATTAGCACTTATAGTTTCAGATCGACATTTTGAAGAAGAAGACTATATCAGAGACTTTGAAGAGTTTAAAGAGCGTACAAATGGGTACAATTAGTGATTGTAAATACTTGAATTTTTCGAAAATAAAGAATAGGGCTGGAAATATTACTATTTTAGAGAATGGTGATGGTCGTGTATTGCCTTTCGACGTTAAGAGGGTGTTTTATTTGTTTGATATTCCTTCCGGGCAATCGAGGGGGGCACACGCTCATATGGAATGTCATCAACTGCTCATAGCGGCTAGCGGAAGCTTTGAAGTACATTTAAATGATTCTAAAGGAGAAAAGGTAGTGTACCTTAATAGGCCAGATATGGGCTTGTATGTGCCTCCGGGTATTTGGGCATCCGAAAGAGGGTTTTCCTCTGGCTCAATATGCCTTGTATTAGCTTCTCATTTGTATGATGAGAGAGATTATATTCGAGAATATGGTGAGTTTTTGATTTATTGTGGTAATGAGTAATTTAAATATACATCGGTTATCAGATGTACAGACTTCTAGGATTGGTCAAGGCACCACAATATGGCAGTACTGTATTATTTTACCTAATGCTATTATTGGAAAAGAGTGTAATATATGTTCGCATGTGTTTATTGAGAATGATGTGGAAATAGGCAATCGAGTAACTATTAAATCTGGGGTGCAGCTATGGGATGGGTTAAGAATAGAGGATGATGTTTTTGTGGGGCCAAATGTTACATTTACAAATGATTTAATTCCAAGGTCCAAACAGTTTCCATCTAGCTTTTTAAAAACTTTTATTAAAAGAGGGGCTTCAATAGGAGCGAATTCAACAATTATTGCAGGTAATTCCATTGGAGAGTATTCTCTAATTGGGGCTGGAAGCGTTGTGACATGCGATATTCCACCATTCCATCTTTTCTATGGCAATCCGGCTAGACATATGGGGTATTTGACCAAAGAGGGGATCTCGGTGGGGCTTGATTTTAAATCTGCTGACGGAGCAAAGTATAATTTTTTTAAAGGTGAATTAATAAAAAAGTGATTAAATTTTTGGACCTAAAAAAGGTTAATCTTCAGTATCAACAAGAAATCGAAGAATCTATTTTGCGAACTTTTAGAAGTGGGTGGTACCTTCTAGGTGAGGAGGTCCAAAGGTTCGAAAAAAAGTTGTGTGCATATTTAGGAGTTGAGTTTGCTGTTGGAGTTGGAAACGGCTTGGATGCTCTTCGGTTGATATACAGAGCATATATAGAATTGGGTGAAATGAAGCAAGGAGATGAAGTTATTGTCCCTGCAAATACATACATAGCCTCGATTTTGGCCATCTCAGATAATGGTTTAACACCTGTTTTTGTAGAGCCTGACCCTGATACTTTCAATATTGACCTAAAAAGAATAGAAGAAAGGATAACCTTGAAGACAAGATCAATCCTGATGGTTCATTTATATGGACAAGCTGTATTTTCAGAAAAATTGAAAGAGCTTGCCGAGCGATACAATCTAAAATTGGTGGAAGATAATGCCCAAGCAATTGGAGCTTCTTATGCAGGGAAAAAGACTGGAGGGTTGGGGGATGCTGCTGGGCTGAGCTTTTACCCAGGGAAGAATTTAGGAGCACTTGGAGATGCGGGTGCGGTAACAACTAACAATTCTGAATTGGCAGAAGTTGTTAGGATATTGGCAAATTATGGCTCGAATAAAAAATACAATAATCTTTATAAAGGACTGAATAGTAGACTTGATGAAATTCAAGCAGCCGTATTGAGTGTTAAACTCAAATATTTGGACCAAGAAAACCAAAGAAGGCGTGAAATCGCGGGCCTATATGGGGACTATATAAACAATAAGAAAATTATTTTACCTTCTTACCCAGAGGCTCCCGATAGCCATGTTTGGCACCTTTACGTAATTAGGACGGAGCACAGAGTTGGGTTAGAAGCATATTTGAAAGGGCGGGGCATTGAAACCTTGATTCACTATCCGATCCCGGCGTCTAAACAGGCCGCCTATAAAGAATATCAAAACATCTATCTGCCCGTTACCGAAGCGATACACAAGACGGTTCTCAGCTTGCCTATTAGTCCTGTTCTTTCTAATTCTGAAGTTGAGCAGATTGTGGACGAAGTTAATTGTTTTTAGATGGGTTTGGCTTTTAGAGAAATATATTCAACACAAATAGCTAAGGTGTTAACATGGAATTCTTTAGCTATGTTGATGAAGCTAATTTCTGGTTTTGTAAGCATTAAGGTTGTTGCAGTATTGGTTGGCCCTAATGGGGTGGCCCTTATTGGGCAGTTAAATAATTTTATGACAATTGTATTGGCAATTTCCACTGGAGGGGTTTTGAATGGAGTAACAAAATACTTGGCAGAGTACAGGAACAGGCCAGCATGGAAAACATATCAAGTTATTTATTCGGCCGTGAGTGCAATAATCTTGATGACGTTGATTATGTCTTTGACCATTGCTTTTGGAAGCAATTTTTTTTCAAATTGGATTCTGAATTCTGAAAAATTTAAATTGATTTTCCTCCTTTTGGGCTTACTTATATGTTTTAATGTGGCGAATTCTCTTTTTTTGTCAATTTTGAATGGTCTGAAGATATTTAAAGTTCATGTAAAAAGTAACATTTCTTCTAGCTGCATTAGTTTAGTACTATCAATATTTTTTACTTATCGCTTTGGGCTTTATGGAGCTATGCTTTCCATTGTAGTAAGTCAATCGGCAATTTTTATATTTAATCTATTTCTTTTTAGAAAGCATGGTTGGCCTATTATACAAAAGGCTTACTATTTTGGTAGGTTAAACAAGTATATTCTCAAAAGATTAGGAAGTTATTCTATTATGACCTTAATGGGGATTGTTGCATTACCAATAAGCCAAATGATAATCAGGAAATTTTTGGTAGAACATTATTCCCTTTTCAGTGCAGGGTTATGGGAGGCTATGAATCGCTTGTCTTCAGTTTATTTGATGTTAATAACAACATCTTTAAGTGTCTATTATTTGCCTAGGCTAGCTGAAATTGATAGCTATTATGATTTAAGAAGGGAAATTTTTTTGATTGCTAAGCTTGTTTTCCCAATTTTAATTGGGGGGCTGTTTTTTGTGTTTTTTTTTAGAGAAGTGGTTATTACTCTGCTATTTAGCTCGGAATTTGAACGGATGGAAGTTCTTTTTAAGTATCAATTAATTGGAGACTTTTTTAAAATTGCAAGTTGGTTGCTGGCTTTTCTGATGGTTGCAAAAAAGATGACAGGAGTTTACATAGCGAGCGAAATATTTTTTAACCTTTTACTTATAGGGTTTTCCTATATGCTCATAGGAAGGATAGGCGTTTTAGGGGCATCAATCGCCTATTGTGTTTCTTATATAATGTATTTTTTGCTAATGCTTTGGGTTTTCAGGGGAGTAGTGTTTAATAATAAATTTTTTGAATAAATATGAGAATTCTTATTCCCATATTGGATTTTACGAAATCGGGAGGATTTAGGGTTTTGTCTTACTTAGCTGATGGTTTAATAGAGAAGGGGCATGATGTGACTTTTCTTTGTTCTGGGTTAGCGGAGCCATATTACCCAACTAAGGCAAAAGTTATTTATACCCCTTCAAAATATGGTCTAAAACCTGAAAGCTTGTTTTCTAAACTTTGTTGTCTAACAATGGCTTTGATCTCAGCGAGAAAGCATGAATATGATTTGGTTGTGGCAAACCATAGTTTCACCACTATACCTATAGTATTATCATCCTTTCGGGCAATGAGATTTTATTATATTCAGGCCTATGAGCCTGATTATTACCGCTTAAAGAAGGGGTTATTCTCCTGGATTTTGTGTCAAGCTTCCAAGGTTTCATATCACCTTTCTTTTTTCCAAATTGTTAATGCTGAAATCTATGTAAGATATAAATCGATAAGAGCTATTGGGGTGGTTCCCCCTGGTGTTAATTTGGAAATTTTTAATTCAAGGGGGCGGAAGGAATATGGAGAAAAAAAAATTATTATCGGATCAATTTTACGTGGAGAAGAGTCAAAAGGTTCGAAGTATATAATTGAGGCGTTTAGGGAGTTAAAAAACAAAAGGCCTGAAATTGGGTGGAAATTTGCATTTGTAGATGAGAGATTTCTTAATAAAATATATGGTGCGGAAATAGTGAATCCGCATGGGGATGAAAGTTTGTCAGAGTATTATAAAGGACTAGATATATATATATCCGCAGGGGTATCTCAATTTGGTGCAATCCATTATCCTGTTATCGAGAATATGGCATGCGGGACACTTGTTATAACCACGCCTTATTATCCGGCCAACGGGAGCAATTCAATAATCATTGAACCCTTCTCCTCGTCTAAAATTGTGGAGGCGATTGAAGGGGCCCTTAAACTAGGTCGGGATGGGGTGATTCCACTAAGAAAAATGGCATTAAAAGAGGCGGCGTGCTTTAGTCAAGAGCGTCAAGTCGACAAGTTTGAAGAGATTTTGTTAGATAGAATGTTTTAGCAGCTTCTTGACTTGGAATAAATAATTTTATGATTTATTTTTTTTTAATATTTATTTTTTTGGGATTGACATTATTATATGATGTTCTGGGCCTTAGGGGCGGCAGAGGTGTGGCTTATATCCTATTGTGCTTTGCCTTGATACTTCTAGCAGGCTTAAGGTACCGGGTCGGGGGAGACACTTCAAATTATATGCATACTCATGAAATTTTCCCTAAACTTACTTCAATCCTTACATACGACTATGCAAGCCAAAGGTCGATTGAGATAGGATGGGTGATCTTTTCATCCGCATGCAAGATGCTTTCTGACGATTTTGTTGTTTTGCAGTTAATCCACGCACTCTTTGTTAATGTTATAATATTTAAATTCATTTATCGTTATACTAGGCACATTTTTCTAGCTGCAACGTTATATTTTATTTTATTATTTCCCTATCTAAATTTCGAAATTTTGCGACAAGCGGTTTCTATCACGATTTTTTTAGGTTTTGGTTTAAAATATTTAATCGAAGGGAAATGGTTTCGATACCTTTTAATGTCTTTGCTAAGCTTGGCTTTTCATTACTCTGCATTAATATTGTTTTGTTTTCCTTTTGTTATGGTTTTGTTGAAGCAAAGGTTAATTATAATTGCAATGATTTCAAGTACAGTATTTGCCTCTGGTATTTTTTTAAATAACCTTTTGTCAAACATCGTACTTTTTAACCCTTTTGAAATGGCGGTACTAAAAAAAATGCAATTTTATGGAGAATACAATTTGTCTAACTTAGGTCTTTTGCTATCCTTTATTCAATATATCGTGGTTCCGATAATTATTTACGCTTTCTTGAAAAGGTTTAATAGGCTAACAGATGTTAATTCTTTAGTGATCATTTATGTGTTTATAGCTGCGGTTTCGTCATCTTTCCCTATTTTATTTAGAATGATTTATTTTATATTTCCTTTATATATTATTTCGTTGGCGGATTCAATCTTCTTATTACTGATAAGGATTAAATCGACATTTTGGTTTAAAATGGCCTTTCTAAATGCAATTTTGGCAGTTATCTTGTTGATGCATACATATGAATGGTTTAAGAAGATTGAGGGAGGGTATGGAGCTAGATGGTATGTTAGGTGGTATCCATACCATTCTGTTTTTACACGAGAAATTAGCCCAGAAAGAGAGGCACTATTGACATTTTAAAATGAATATCGTTTACTCTTGTGATCGTAATTATCTTGAGCATACAGGTATCTCGATAATTTCATTGTTAGAAAATAATAGTGATAATCCGGATATTCATGTGTTCCTAATTTCTATTGATATTCCCCAAAG
Encoded proteins:
- a CDS encoding SLBB domain-containing protein — translated: MILRQLLPFIVLFSLTFSVLAQRPSTQKVDDLSDVQIEQFLKEAQKRGLSESEIETIALSQGYSAQDISKMRNRIQELKYGSVKEIKQDTVTARQQLGELAQRTVTEVEEEDEEVEKKKKVFGKELFKNEKLTFEPSLNIPTPEGYVLGAGDELRIDISGYAYQHYDAKVSPEGTIRLESLAPIYVNGLTIVEAKKQIVDRLKVLFGGLKNGSLTADVTLGNVRSIQVTVLGEAEVPGTYTLSSLSRMFNALYLCGGPTRKGSFRNVKLIRNNKEIGELDLYGFLTKGIADGNLMLQDQDMIFIPLANIQIEVEGQVKREGLFEMRSDETLADAILYAGGFADDAFKGAVNVERRTAREKRLISVEERDYDLQSLQNGDLISVSAILDRFENKVEVLGAVFRPGGYALGDNLKTLKQLIQRAEGLREDAFKDRAVLIRQDENLDPYTQSINLNKLLEGSAADIELRRNDKLIVKSVVELREIRKVEISGAVNIPGEYDFVEHTTVNDLILMAGGFTEGATTKRIEIARRVYKDETSSQTVEVLNFESTKNLTDESIELEPFDKVFIRELPNYEVQKTVKVVGEVNYPGEYSIERRNERVTDLIRKAGGLRDEAFLSGIRFYRDSSLIAIDLESVLKKGEGYGNIIVQDGDSLVVPKISGIVKVSGQVLSPTSVAYDPSFSFSDYIAQAGGYTDSAFVKRTFVRYANGLSNKTRTFLGVKNFPEVKEGMEIIVPEKKKHVWSTSERIAVVTALVSMVSLTATIVRLFN
- a CDS encoding Wzz/FepE/Etk N-terminal domain-containing protein — protein: MQEEHVNDNLITIDFRALLKVLWKEKFLIAGITLLFTALGAWYAFTAREEFSSEGKILPELSSGGGSTLGGLANLVGIGGFELGIKNNTDAIRPDLYPDVLQSTPYFLSLLQATVRTRNNDSLRFEDFYHQAIEEGKEPEQKSLSKYPVDISGVIVLNKLTEDRIKDLKDRINGSIDKKSGVITISAKMPDPVVAAEVARFSMDYLTNYVTAYRTEKSKQEVDFLGKKVAAARGEFYEDQAKKARYADQYSAPTIRLKSADVQRERIESEYQMSSALYNELLKKYEEAKIKLQQNTPVFQIMNPPLTPTKKSEPRKAVIVFFFHIFGIFFSLMAAIIRKGNFKLVSES
- a CDS encoding sugar 3,4-ketoisomerase — protein: MKDILRPKVIELPKKLDDRGNLSFFENKNQIPFEIKRTYWIYDVPGGELRGSHAFKKQREFIIALSGSFDIILNDGYREEKFSMVRSYYGLYVPPMYWRRIENFSTNSLALIVSDRHFEEEDYIRDFEEFKERTNGYN
- a CDS encoding sugar 3,4-ketoisomerase; amino-acid sequence: MGTISDCKYLNFSKIKNRAGNITILENGDGRVLPFDVKRVFYLFDIPSGQSRGAHAHMECHQLLIAASGSFEVHLNDSKGEKVVYLNRPDMGLYVPPGIWASERGFSSGSICLVLASHLYDERDYIREYGEFLIYCGNE
- a CDS encoding acyltransferase, producing MSNLNIHRLSDVQTSRIGQGTTIWQYCIILPNAIIGKECNICSHVFIENDVEIGNRVTIKSGVQLWDGLRIEDDVFVGPNVTFTNDLIPRSKQFPSSFLKTFIKRGASIGANSTIIAGNSIGEYSLIGAGSVVTCDIPPFHLFYGNPARHMGYLTKEGISVGLDFKSADGAKYNFFKGELIKK
- a CDS encoding DegT/DnrJ/EryC1/StrS family aminotransferase, yielding MDLKKVNLQYQQEIEESILRTFRSGWYLLGEEVQRFEKKLCAYLGVEFAVGVGNGLDALRLIYRAYIELGEMKQGDEVIVPANTYIASILAISDNGLTPVFVEPDPDTFNIDLKRIEERITLKTRSILMVHLYGQAVFSEKLKELAERYNLKLVEDNAQAIGASYAGKKTGGLGDAAGLSFYPGKNLGALGDAGAVTTNNSELAEVVRILANYGSNKKYNNLYKGLNSRLDEIQAAVLSVKLKYLDQENQRRREIAGLYGDYINNKKIILPSYPEAPDSHVWHLYVIRTEHRVGLEAYLKGRGIETLIHYPIPASKQAAYKEYQNIYLPVTEAIHKTVLSLPISPVLSNSEVEQIVDEVNCF